In a single window of the Cygnus olor isolate bCygOlo1 chromosome 5, bCygOlo1.pri.v2, whole genome shotgun sequence genome:
- the GRK2 gene encoding beta-adrenergic receptor kinase 1 isoform X2 — protein sequence MADLEAVLADVSYLMAMEKSRAAPAARASKRILLPEPSIRSVMQKYLEDRGEVTFDKIFAQKIGYLLFRDFALNQAEEAKPLMEFYEEIKKYEKLDSEEERASRSRHIFDHYIMKELLACSHPFSKSATEHVQSRLSKKQVPPDLFQPYIEEICQNLRGGIFQKFIESDKFTRFCQWKNVELNIHLTMNDFSVHRIIGRGGFGEVYGCRKADTGKMYAMKCLDKKRIKMKQGETLALNERIMLSLVSTGDCPFIVCMSYAFHTPDKLSFILDLMNGGDLHYHLSQHGVFSEAEMRFYAAEIILGLEHMHSRFVVYRDLKPANILLDEFGHVRISDLGLACDFSKKKPHASVGTHGYMAPEVLQKGVAYDSSADWFSLGCMLFKLLRGHSPFRQHKTKDKHEIDRMTLTMAIELPDSFSPELRSLLEGLLQRDVNRRLGCMGRGAQEVKEEPFFKGVDWQMVFLQKYPPPLIPPRGEVNAADAFDIGSFDEEDTKGIKLLESDQELYRNFPLTISERWQQEVTETVFDAVNADTDKLEARKKAKNKQLGHEEDYAMGKDCIMHGYMSKLGNPFLTQWQRRYFYLFPNRLEWRGEGESPSLLTMEEIDSVEETQVKERKCILLRIRGGKQFVLQCDSDPELVQWRKELRDAQRQAQQLLQRVPRMQNKPRSPVVELSKVPFIQRSANGL from the exons ATGGCGGACCTGGAGGCGGTGCTGGCCGACGTGAGCTACCTGATGGCCATGGAGAAGAGCcgcgccgcgcccgccgcccgcgccAGCAAGCGCATCCTGCTGCCCGAGCCCAG CATCCGCAGCGTCATGCAGAAGTACCTGGAGGACCGGGGCGAGGTGACGTTCGACAAGATCTTCGCGCAGAAGATCG GGTACCTGCTGTTCCGGGACTTTGCCCTCAACCAGGCAGAGGAGGCCAAGCCCCTGATGGAGTTTTACGAGGAG ATCAAGAAGTACGAAAAGCTGGACTCGGAGGAGGAGCGAGCCTCCCGGAGCCGCCACATCTTTGACCATTACATCAtgaaggagctgctggcctGCTCCCAC CCCTTCTCCAAGAGTGCCACGGAACATGTCCAGAGCCGCCTGAGCAAGAAGCAGGTGCCCCCAGACCTCTTCCAG CCCTACATTGAGGAGATCTGCCAGAACCTGCGTGGGGGCATCTTCCAGAAATTCATCGAGAG TGACAAGTTCACGCGGTTCTGCCAGTGGAAGAACGTGGAGCTGAACATCCAT CTCACCATGAACGACTTCAGCGTTCACCGCATCATTGGCCGTGGTGGCTTCGGGGAGGTCTACGGCTGCCGGAAAGCAGACACGGGCAAAAT GTACGCCATGAAGTGTTTGGACAAGAAGCGCATCAAGATGAAGCAGGGCGAGACCCTGGCCCTCAACGAGCGCATCATGTTGTCCCTCGTCAGCACCGGG GACTGCCCGTTCATCGTGTGTATGTCGTATGCCTTCCACACGCCTGACAAGCTCAGCTTCATCCTCGACCTCATGAACG GGGGGGACCTGCATTATCACCTCTCCCAGCACGGTGTCTTCTCGGAGGCAGAGATGCGATTCTATGCAGCTGAGATCATCCTGGGTCTGGAGCACATGCACAGCCGCTTTGTGGTGTACCGTGACCTCAAG CCGGCAAACATCCTCCTGGACGAGTTTGGGCACGTCCGCATCTCAGACCTGGGCCTGGCCTGCGACTTCTCCAAGAAGAAGCCCCACGCCAGCGT GGGCACCCACGGCTACATGGCCCCCGAGGTGCTGCAGAAAGGAGTGGCCTACGACAGCAGCGCCGACTGGTTCTCGCTAGGCTGCATGCTCTTCAAGCTGCTCCGGGG GCACAGCCCCTTCCGGCAGCACAAGACAAAGGACAAGCATGAGATCGATCGCATGACCCTCACCATG GCCATCGAGCTGCCCGACTCCTTCTCCCCTGAGCTGCGTTCCCTGCTCGAAGGGTTGCTGCAGCGGGACGTCAACCGGCGGCTGGGCTGCATGGGGCGTGG GGCTCAGGAGGTGAAGGAGGAGCCCTTCTTCAAGGGTGTGGACTGGCAAATGGTTTTCCTGCAGAAG TACCCACCACCCCTGATCCCACCCCGGGGTGAGGTGAACGCAGCTGACGCCTTCGACATCGGCTCCTTTGATGAGGAGGACACGAAGGGTATCAAG CTGCTAGAGAGCGACCAGGAGCTGTACCGCAACTTCCCGCTCACCATCTCAGAGCGGTGGCAACAGGAGGTGACAGAGACGGTCTTTGACGCTGTCAACGCTGACACTGACAAGCTGGAGGCTCGCAAGAAAGCCAAGAACAAGCAGCTGGGACATGAGGAGG ACTATGCCATGGGCAAGGACTGCATCATGCACGGGTACATGTCCAAGCTGGGCAACCCCTTCTTGACACAGTGGCAGCGCCGCTACTTCTACCTCTTTCCCAACCGCCTGGAGTGGCGTGGGGAGGGCGAGTCGCCG TCTCTGCTCACCATGGAGGAGATCGACTCGGTGGAGGAGACGCAGGTGAAGGAGCGCAAGTGCATCCTGCTCCGCATCCGCGGCGGCAAGCAGTTCGTGCTGCAGTGTGAC agtGACCCCGAGCTGGTGCAGTGGCGGAAGGAGCTGCGGGATGCCCAGCGccaggcccagcagctgctgcagcgaGTGCCGCGCATGCAGAACAAGCCCCGCTCAcctgtggtggagctcagcaaAGTGCCGTTCATCCAGCGCTCTGCCAACGGGCTCTGA
- the GRK2 gene encoding beta-adrenergic receptor kinase 1 isoform X1, producing the protein MADLEAVLADVSYLMAMEKSRAAPAARASKRILLPEPSIRSVMQKYLEDRGEVTFDKIFAQKIGYLLFRDFALNQAEEAKPLMEFYEEIKKYEKLDSEEERASRSRHIFDHYIMKELLACSHPFSKSATEHVQSRLSKKQVPPDLFQPYIEEICQNLRGGIFQKFIESDKFTRFCQWKNVELNIHLTMNDFSVHRIIGRGGFGEVYGCRKADTGKMYAMKCLDKKRIKMKQGETLALNERIMLSLVSTGDCPFIVCMSYAFHTPDKLSFILDLMNGGDLHYHLSQHGVFSEAEMRFYAAEIILGLEHMHSRFVVYRDLKPANILLDEFGHVRISDLGLACDFSKKKPHASVGTHGYMAPEVLQKGVAYDSSADWFSLGCMLFKLLRGHSPFRQHKTKDKHEIDRMTLTMAIELPDSFSPELRSLLEGLLQRDVNRRLGCMGRGAQEVKEEPFFKGVDWQMVFLQKYPPPLIPPRGEVNAADAFDIGSFDEEDTKGIKLLESDQELYRNFPLTISERWQQEVTETVFDAVNADTDKLEARKKAKNKQLGHEEDYAMGKDCIMHGYMSKLGNPFLTQWQRRYFYLFPNRLEWRGEGESPQSLLTMEEIDSVEETQVKERKCILLRIRGGKQFVLQCDSDPELVQWRKELRDAQRQAQQLLQRVPRMQNKPRSPVVELSKVPFIQRSANGL; encoded by the exons ATGGCGGACCTGGAGGCGGTGCTGGCCGACGTGAGCTACCTGATGGCCATGGAGAAGAGCcgcgccgcgcccgccgcccgcgccAGCAAGCGCATCCTGCTGCCCGAGCCCAG CATCCGCAGCGTCATGCAGAAGTACCTGGAGGACCGGGGCGAGGTGACGTTCGACAAGATCTTCGCGCAGAAGATCG GGTACCTGCTGTTCCGGGACTTTGCCCTCAACCAGGCAGAGGAGGCCAAGCCCCTGATGGAGTTTTACGAGGAG ATCAAGAAGTACGAAAAGCTGGACTCGGAGGAGGAGCGAGCCTCCCGGAGCCGCCACATCTTTGACCATTACATCAtgaaggagctgctggcctGCTCCCAC CCCTTCTCCAAGAGTGCCACGGAACATGTCCAGAGCCGCCTGAGCAAGAAGCAGGTGCCCCCAGACCTCTTCCAG CCCTACATTGAGGAGATCTGCCAGAACCTGCGTGGGGGCATCTTCCAGAAATTCATCGAGAG TGACAAGTTCACGCGGTTCTGCCAGTGGAAGAACGTGGAGCTGAACATCCAT CTCACCATGAACGACTTCAGCGTTCACCGCATCATTGGCCGTGGTGGCTTCGGGGAGGTCTACGGCTGCCGGAAAGCAGACACGGGCAAAAT GTACGCCATGAAGTGTTTGGACAAGAAGCGCATCAAGATGAAGCAGGGCGAGACCCTGGCCCTCAACGAGCGCATCATGTTGTCCCTCGTCAGCACCGGG GACTGCCCGTTCATCGTGTGTATGTCGTATGCCTTCCACACGCCTGACAAGCTCAGCTTCATCCTCGACCTCATGAACG GGGGGGACCTGCATTATCACCTCTCCCAGCACGGTGTCTTCTCGGAGGCAGAGATGCGATTCTATGCAGCTGAGATCATCCTGGGTCTGGAGCACATGCACAGCCGCTTTGTGGTGTACCGTGACCTCAAG CCGGCAAACATCCTCCTGGACGAGTTTGGGCACGTCCGCATCTCAGACCTGGGCCTGGCCTGCGACTTCTCCAAGAAGAAGCCCCACGCCAGCGT GGGCACCCACGGCTACATGGCCCCCGAGGTGCTGCAGAAAGGAGTGGCCTACGACAGCAGCGCCGACTGGTTCTCGCTAGGCTGCATGCTCTTCAAGCTGCTCCGGGG GCACAGCCCCTTCCGGCAGCACAAGACAAAGGACAAGCATGAGATCGATCGCATGACCCTCACCATG GCCATCGAGCTGCCCGACTCCTTCTCCCCTGAGCTGCGTTCCCTGCTCGAAGGGTTGCTGCAGCGGGACGTCAACCGGCGGCTGGGCTGCATGGGGCGTGG GGCTCAGGAGGTGAAGGAGGAGCCCTTCTTCAAGGGTGTGGACTGGCAAATGGTTTTCCTGCAGAAG TACCCACCACCCCTGATCCCACCCCGGGGTGAGGTGAACGCAGCTGACGCCTTCGACATCGGCTCCTTTGATGAGGAGGACACGAAGGGTATCAAG CTGCTAGAGAGCGACCAGGAGCTGTACCGCAACTTCCCGCTCACCATCTCAGAGCGGTGGCAACAGGAGGTGACAGAGACGGTCTTTGACGCTGTCAACGCTGACACTGACAAGCTGGAGGCTCGCAAGAAAGCCAAGAACAAGCAGCTGGGACATGAGGAGG ACTATGCCATGGGCAAGGACTGCATCATGCACGGGTACATGTCCAAGCTGGGCAACCCCTTCTTGACACAGTGGCAGCGCCGCTACTTCTACCTCTTTCCCAACCGCCTGGAGTGGCGTGGGGAGGGCGAGTCGCCG CAGTCTCTGCTCACCATGGAGGAGATCGACTCGGTGGAGGAGACGCAGGTGAAGGAGCGCAAGTGCATCCTGCTCCGCATCCGCGGCGGCAAGCAGTTCGTGCTGCAGTGTGAC agtGACCCCGAGCTGGTGCAGTGGCGGAAGGAGCTGCGGGATGCCCAGCGccaggcccagcagctgctgcagcgaGTGCCGCGCATGCAGAACAAGCCCCGCTCAcctgtggtggagctcagcaaAGTGCCGTTCATCCAGCGCTCTGCCAACGGGCTCTGA
- the GRK2 gene encoding beta-adrenergic receptor kinase 1 isoform X3 → MEFYEEIKKYEKLDSEEERASRSRHIFDHYIMKELLACSHPFSKSATEHVQSRLSKKQVPPDLFQPYIEEICQNLRGGIFQKFIESDKFTRFCQWKNVELNIHLTMNDFSVHRIIGRGGFGEVYGCRKADTGKMYAMKCLDKKRIKMKQGETLALNERIMLSLVSTGDCPFIVCMSYAFHTPDKLSFILDLMNGGDLHYHLSQHGVFSEAEMRFYAAEIILGLEHMHSRFVVYRDLKPANILLDEFGHVRISDLGLACDFSKKKPHASVGTHGYMAPEVLQKGVAYDSSADWFSLGCMLFKLLRGHSPFRQHKTKDKHEIDRMTLTMAIELPDSFSPELRSLLEGLLQRDVNRRLGCMGRGAQEVKEEPFFKGVDWQMVFLQKYPPPLIPPRGEVNAADAFDIGSFDEEDTKGIKLLESDQELYRNFPLTISERWQQEVTETVFDAVNADTDKLEARKKAKNKQLGHEEDYAMGKDCIMHGYMSKLGNPFLTQWQRRYFYLFPNRLEWRGEGESPQSLLTMEEIDSVEETQVKERKCILLRIRGGKQFVLQCDSDPELVQWRKELRDAQRQAQQLLQRVPRMQNKPRSPVVELSKVPFIQRSANGL, encoded by the exons ATGGAGTTTTACGAGGAG ATCAAGAAGTACGAAAAGCTGGACTCGGAGGAGGAGCGAGCCTCCCGGAGCCGCCACATCTTTGACCATTACATCAtgaaggagctgctggcctGCTCCCAC CCCTTCTCCAAGAGTGCCACGGAACATGTCCAGAGCCGCCTGAGCAAGAAGCAGGTGCCCCCAGACCTCTTCCAG CCCTACATTGAGGAGATCTGCCAGAACCTGCGTGGGGGCATCTTCCAGAAATTCATCGAGAG TGACAAGTTCACGCGGTTCTGCCAGTGGAAGAACGTGGAGCTGAACATCCAT CTCACCATGAACGACTTCAGCGTTCACCGCATCATTGGCCGTGGTGGCTTCGGGGAGGTCTACGGCTGCCGGAAAGCAGACACGGGCAAAAT GTACGCCATGAAGTGTTTGGACAAGAAGCGCATCAAGATGAAGCAGGGCGAGACCCTGGCCCTCAACGAGCGCATCATGTTGTCCCTCGTCAGCACCGGG GACTGCCCGTTCATCGTGTGTATGTCGTATGCCTTCCACACGCCTGACAAGCTCAGCTTCATCCTCGACCTCATGAACG GGGGGGACCTGCATTATCACCTCTCCCAGCACGGTGTCTTCTCGGAGGCAGAGATGCGATTCTATGCAGCTGAGATCATCCTGGGTCTGGAGCACATGCACAGCCGCTTTGTGGTGTACCGTGACCTCAAG CCGGCAAACATCCTCCTGGACGAGTTTGGGCACGTCCGCATCTCAGACCTGGGCCTGGCCTGCGACTTCTCCAAGAAGAAGCCCCACGCCAGCGT GGGCACCCACGGCTACATGGCCCCCGAGGTGCTGCAGAAAGGAGTGGCCTACGACAGCAGCGCCGACTGGTTCTCGCTAGGCTGCATGCTCTTCAAGCTGCTCCGGGG GCACAGCCCCTTCCGGCAGCACAAGACAAAGGACAAGCATGAGATCGATCGCATGACCCTCACCATG GCCATCGAGCTGCCCGACTCCTTCTCCCCTGAGCTGCGTTCCCTGCTCGAAGGGTTGCTGCAGCGGGACGTCAACCGGCGGCTGGGCTGCATGGGGCGTGG GGCTCAGGAGGTGAAGGAGGAGCCCTTCTTCAAGGGTGTGGACTGGCAAATGGTTTTCCTGCAGAAG TACCCACCACCCCTGATCCCACCCCGGGGTGAGGTGAACGCAGCTGACGCCTTCGACATCGGCTCCTTTGATGAGGAGGACACGAAGGGTATCAAG CTGCTAGAGAGCGACCAGGAGCTGTACCGCAACTTCCCGCTCACCATCTCAGAGCGGTGGCAACAGGAGGTGACAGAGACGGTCTTTGACGCTGTCAACGCTGACACTGACAAGCTGGAGGCTCGCAAGAAAGCCAAGAACAAGCAGCTGGGACATGAGGAGG ACTATGCCATGGGCAAGGACTGCATCATGCACGGGTACATGTCCAAGCTGGGCAACCCCTTCTTGACACAGTGGCAGCGCCGCTACTTCTACCTCTTTCCCAACCGCCTGGAGTGGCGTGGGGAGGGCGAGTCGCCG CAGTCTCTGCTCACCATGGAGGAGATCGACTCGGTGGAGGAGACGCAGGTGAAGGAGCGCAAGTGCATCCTGCTCCGCATCCGCGGCGGCAAGCAGTTCGTGCTGCAGTGTGAC agtGACCCCGAGCTGGTGCAGTGGCGGAAGGAGCTGCGGGATGCCCAGCGccaggcccagcagctgctgcagcgaGTGCCGCGCATGCAGAACAAGCCCCGCTCAcctgtggtggagctcagcaaAGTGCCGTTCATCCAGCGCTCTGCCAACGGGCTCTGA
- the GRK2 gene encoding beta-adrenergic receptor kinase 1 isoform X4 produces the protein MKELLACSHPFSKSATEHVQSRLSKKQVPPDLFQPYIEEICQNLRGGIFQKFIESDKFTRFCQWKNVELNIHLTMNDFSVHRIIGRGGFGEVYGCRKADTGKMYAMKCLDKKRIKMKQGETLALNERIMLSLVSTGDCPFIVCMSYAFHTPDKLSFILDLMNGGDLHYHLSQHGVFSEAEMRFYAAEIILGLEHMHSRFVVYRDLKPANILLDEFGHVRISDLGLACDFSKKKPHASVGTHGYMAPEVLQKGVAYDSSADWFSLGCMLFKLLRGHSPFRQHKTKDKHEIDRMTLTMAIELPDSFSPELRSLLEGLLQRDVNRRLGCMGRGAQEVKEEPFFKGVDWQMVFLQKYPPPLIPPRGEVNAADAFDIGSFDEEDTKGIKLLESDQELYRNFPLTISERWQQEVTETVFDAVNADTDKLEARKKAKNKQLGHEEDYAMGKDCIMHGYMSKLGNPFLTQWQRRYFYLFPNRLEWRGEGESPQSLLTMEEIDSVEETQVKERKCILLRIRGGKQFVLQCDSDPELVQWRKELRDAQRQAQQLLQRVPRMQNKPRSPVVELSKVPFIQRSANGL, from the exons AtgaaggagctgctggcctGCTCCCAC CCCTTCTCCAAGAGTGCCACGGAACATGTCCAGAGCCGCCTGAGCAAGAAGCAGGTGCCCCCAGACCTCTTCCAG CCCTACATTGAGGAGATCTGCCAGAACCTGCGTGGGGGCATCTTCCAGAAATTCATCGAGAG TGACAAGTTCACGCGGTTCTGCCAGTGGAAGAACGTGGAGCTGAACATCCAT CTCACCATGAACGACTTCAGCGTTCACCGCATCATTGGCCGTGGTGGCTTCGGGGAGGTCTACGGCTGCCGGAAAGCAGACACGGGCAAAAT GTACGCCATGAAGTGTTTGGACAAGAAGCGCATCAAGATGAAGCAGGGCGAGACCCTGGCCCTCAACGAGCGCATCATGTTGTCCCTCGTCAGCACCGGG GACTGCCCGTTCATCGTGTGTATGTCGTATGCCTTCCACACGCCTGACAAGCTCAGCTTCATCCTCGACCTCATGAACG GGGGGGACCTGCATTATCACCTCTCCCAGCACGGTGTCTTCTCGGAGGCAGAGATGCGATTCTATGCAGCTGAGATCATCCTGGGTCTGGAGCACATGCACAGCCGCTTTGTGGTGTACCGTGACCTCAAG CCGGCAAACATCCTCCTGGACGAGTTTGGGCACGTCCGCATCTCAGACCTGGGCCTGGCCTGCGACTTCTCCAAGAAGAAGCCCCACGCCAGCGT GGGCACCCACGGCTACATGGCCCCCGAGGTGCTGCAGAAAGGAGTGGCCTACGACAGCAGCGCCGACTGGTTCTCGCTAGGCTGCATGCTCTTCAAGCTGCTCCGGGG GCACAGCCCCTTCCGGCAGCACAAGACAAAGGACAAGCATGAGATCGATCGCATGACCCTCACCATG GCCATCGAGCTGCCCGACTCCTTCTCCCCTGAGCTGCGTTCCCTGCTCGAAGGGTTGCTGCAGCGGGACGTCAACCGGCGGCTGGGCTGCATGGGGCGTGG GGCTCAGGAGGTGAAGGAGGAGCCCTTCTTCAAGGGTGTGGACTGGCAAATGGTTTTCCTGCAGAAG TACCCACCACCCCTGATCCCACCCCGGGGTGAGGTGAACGCAGCTGACGCCTTCGACATCGGCTCCTTTGATGAGGAGGACACGAAGGGTATCAAG CTGCTAGAGAGCGACCAGGAGCTGTACCGCAACTTCCCGCTCACCATCTCAGAGCGGTGGCAACAGGAGGTGACAGAGACGGTCTTTGACGCTGTCAACGCTGACACTGACAAGCTGGAGGCTCGCAAGAAAGCCAAGAACAAGCAGCTGGGACATGAGGAGG ACTATGCCATGGGCAAGGACTGCATCATGCACGGGTACATGTCCAAGCTGGGCAACCCCTTCTTGACACAGTGGCAGCGCCGCTACTTCTACCTCTTTCCCAACCGCCTGGAGTGGCGTGGGGAGGGCGAGTCGCCG CAGTCTCTGCTCACCATGGAGGAGATCGACTCGGTGGAGGAGACGCAGGTGAAGGAGCGCAAGTGCATCCTGCTCCGCATCCGCGGCGGCAAGCAGTTCGTGCTGCAGTGTGAC agtGACCCCGAGCTGGTGCAGTGGCGGAAGGAGCTGCGGGATGCCCAGCGccaggcccagcagctgctgcagcgaGTGCCGCGCATGCAGAACAAGCCCCGCTCAcctgtggtggagctcagcaaAGTGCCGTTCATCCAGCGCTCTGCCAACGGGCTCTGA